From one Gracilibacillus salinarum genomic stretch:
- a CDS encoding argininosuccinate synthase — protein MSKEKVVLAYSGGLDTSVAIKWLQDKYNYDVIAVGLDVGEGKDLEFVKNKALDVGAIKSYSVDAKQLFAEDFVLPALQANVMYEDKYPLVSALSRPLIAKVLVDIAEKEGAVAVAHGCTGKGNDQVRFDVAFTSLNPDLKIVAPVREWKMTRDEEIKYAQANGIPIPIDLDSPYSVDQNLWGRANECGILEDPWAEAPEDAYELTVNPIDAPEQPEIVEIEFKQGKPVALNGQEYPLHELILELNEIAGKHGVGRIDHVENRLVGIKSREIYEAPAAITLIKAHHEIESITLPREVTKFKPVVEQQLEQAIYDGLWFTQLTDALKAFIAETQKFVNGVAKLQLYKGQAFVIGRKSDNSLYDFKLATYNKEDEFDHEAALGFIKLWGLPTKVHSTVNNVHADKAKIMEKTKIDMKESVKQ, from the coding sequence ATGAGTAAAGAAAAAGTAGTATTAGCTTATTCCGGGGGATTAGATACTTCCGTTGCAATTAAATGGTTACAGGACAAATATAATTATGATGTAATTGCAGTAGGATTAGATGTTGGCGAAGGAAAAGATTTAGAATTTGTGAAAAACAAAGCACTCGATGTAGGAGCGATCAAGTCTTATTCTGTTGATGCAAAGCAACTGTTTGCAGAAGATTTTGTACTACCAGCCTTACAAGCAAATGTGATGTATGAAGATAAATATCCATTGGTATCTGCGCTTTCTCGTCCATTGATCGCCAAAGTACTAGTTGATATTGCTGAAAAAGAAGGCGCGGTAGCAGTTGCGCATGGCTGTACTGGAAAAGGAAATGACCAAGTACGTTTCGACGTTGCTTTCACGTCACTAAATCCAGATCTTAAGATTGTCGCACCCGTTCGTGAATGGAAGATGACTAGAGATGAAGAGATTAAATATGCACAAGCGAATGGTATTCCGATTCCGATCGATTTAGACAGTCCTTACAGTGTTGATCAAAACTTATGGGGACGTGCAAATGAATGTGGTATTTTAGAAGACCCATGGGCAGAAGCGCCAGAAGATGCGTATGAATTAACGGTGAACCCAATTGATGCACCAGAGCAACCGGAAATTGTTGAAATCGAGTTTAAGCAAGGAAAGCCAGTTGCACTTAATGGTCAGGAGTACCCATTACATGAGTTGATTTTAGAATTAAACGAAATTGCTGGTAAGCATGGTGTCGGCAGAATTGATCATGTCGAAAATCGTCTGGTAGGTATTAAATCTCGTGAAATTTACGAAGCACCAGCGGCAATTACGCTTATTAAAGCACACCACGAAATCGAGTCTATTACATTGCCAAGAGAAGTAACGAAATTCAAGCCAGTTGTGGAACAGCAATTAGAGCAAGCTATTTATGATGGCTTATGGTTTACGCAATTAACGGATGCATTAAAAGCGTTTATTGCAGAAACACAGAAATTTGTAAATGGTGTTGCAAAGTTACAGTTATATAAAGGGCAAGCATTTGTCATTGGCCGTAAGTCAGACAATTCGCTTTATGACTTCAAATTGGCAACGTATAACAAAGAAGACGAATTTGATCATGAAGCAGCACTTGGATTTATTAAGCTTTGGGGCTTACCGACAAAAGTTCATTCTACGGTGAATAATGTGCATGCAGATAAAGCGAAAATTATGGAAAAAACAAAAATTGATATGAAGGAATCAGTGAAACAATGA